A single region of the Anaerostipes rhamnosivorans genome encodes:
- the hemZ gene encoding coproporphyrinogen dehydrogenase HemZ — MIGLIQNETLYEYDIRSLILAFCIGEKIELSSEEVDNSIYDFICRVFYAQEETLLELCAGETVLSEKVKGNCRDKKQFKNKLKAALYRLLSRHLNKKLPWGTLNGIRPTKLVFEDCALGKSREEMEAKLRKQYLVSQEKAELCVTVGLKETQLLKDIAYGKGYSLYVGIPFCPSTCLYCSFTSYPISAYKEYVDQYLDALLKEIRYVGDQYKDRQVVSLYVGGGTPTTLSPKQLGSLFGELRQCFDFNRIREITVEAGRPDSITPEKLVVLAENGVTRISINPQTMNNDTLKRIGRNHTAQDVADSFETARKLGFDNINMDTICGLPGEGIKELETTFGALKQLMPDSITVHALAIKRSAPLNQMREQYSFGADEQMIQYAQDACFSMEMEPYYMYRQKNIPGNFENIGFSLEEKECLYNILIMEELHDIVAVGAGASSKFLGPGKNVQRVENLKDVRQYTERIGEMILRKDKLLKSMC; from the coding sequence ATGATCGGACTGATCCAGAATGAAACCCTGTATGAATATGATATCAGAAGCCTGATCCTGGCGTTCTGCATTGGAGAAAAGATAGAATTGTCTTCCGAAGAAGTTGACAATTCTATCTATGATTTTATATGCAGAGTGTTCTACGCACAGGAGGAAACTCTCCTGGAGCTTTGTGCCGGAGAGACGGTTCTTTCAGAAAAAGTTAAGGGAAACTGCAGGGATAAAAAGCAATTCAAGAATAAGCTGAAAGCGGCACTGTACCGGCTTCTTTCCCGCCATCTGAACAAAAAACTGCCGTGGGGAACTTTAAACGGCATCCGCCCTACGAAGCTTGTGTTTGAGGACTGTGCTTTAGGAAAGAGCAGAGAAGAGATGGAAGCTAAGCTTCGGAAACAGTATCTGGTCAGCCAAGAAAAGGCGGAGCTCTGTGTCACTGTGGGTTTAAAGGAGACACAACTGCTGAAGGATATCGCTTACGGGAAAGGGTACAGTCTGTATGTGGGGATCCCGTTCTGTCCCAGTACCTGTCTGTACTGTTCCTTTACCTCATACCCTATTTCTGCGTACAAGGAGTATGTAGACCAGTATCTGGATGCCTTGCTTAAGGAGATCCGCTATGTGGGAGACCAGTACAAGGACAGGCAGGTGGTCAGCTTGTATGTGGGAGGCGGAACCCCTACCACTCTTTCACCAAAACAGCTGGGATCTCTGTTCGGAGAACTGAGGCAGTGTTTTGATTTTAACAGGATCCGTGAGATCACGGTGGAAGCCGGAAGGCCGGACAGCATTACGCCGGAGAAGCTTGTTGTCCTAGCAGAGAACGGAGTCACCAGGATCAGTATCAATCCCCAGACTATGAACAATGATACCTTAAAGAGGATTGGAAGAAACCATACGGCGCAGGATGTGGCGGACAGCTTTGAGACAGCCAGAAAGTTAGGATTTGACAATATTAATATGGATACCATCTGTGGATTACCGGGGGAGGGAATAAAAGAACTTGAAACGACCTTTGGGGCGCTAAAGCAGCTAATGCCCGACAGTATTACAGTCCATGCCCTGGCGATCAAAAGAAGTGCGCCGTTAAACCAGATGAGGGAGCAGTACTCCTTCGGTGCCGATGAGCAGATGATCCAGTATGCACAGGATGCATGCTTTTCCATGGAGATGGAGCCGTACTACATGTACAGGCAGAAAAATATTCCCGGAAATTTTGAAAATATCGGCTTTTCTTTGGAAGAAAAAGAATGCCTTTATAATATACTGATTATGGAGGAACTGCACGATATCGTTGCAGTGGGAGCTGGCGCCTCGTCTAAGTTTTTAGGCCCTGGAAAGAATGTCCAGAGAGTGGAAAATTTAAAGGATGTCAGACAGTATACAGAACGGATCGGCGAGATGATTTTACGGAAAGATAAATTACTAAAAAGTATGTGTTAG
- a CDS encoding MBL fold metallo-hydrolase, which produces MNDNIILLGASLGQMQTNCYIVGNRQTKEALVFDPGDEGFRVMEMLNKEGFKLSAVLLTHGHFDHVMALPYLQEQKPGLPVYLHEDEVDVLREPSLNLTSMFGEPISMEADHIIRDGQVLNLLETEITCIHVPGHTKGGVCYYFREQGWLIAGDTLFRQSIGRTDFPTGDTEALLSGIREKLFVLPDDTEVYPGHMNSTTIGLEKRTNPFLVKP; this is translated from the coding sequence ATGAATGATAATATTATTTTACTGGGAGCGAGCCTTGGACAAATGCAGACCAACTGTTATATTGTCGGCAACCGTCAGACAAAAGAGGCGCTTGTATTTGATCCGGGAGATGAAGGCTTCCGTGTTATGGAGATGCTGAACAAGGAAGGGTTTAAGCTTTCGGCGGTGCTTTTGACACACGGACATTTTGACCATGTGATGGCACTGCCGTATTTACAGGAACAAAAACCGGGACTGCCGGTTTACCTGCATGAGGACGAGGTAGATGTGCTCAGGGAGCCCTCATTGAATCTGACTTCCATGTTTGGGGAGCCCATTTCCATGGAAGCAGATCATATTATAAGGGACGGACAGGTGTTAAATCTCCTGGAAACCGAGATCACATGCATCCATGTGCCGGGCCACACAAAAGGCGGGGTCTGCTATTATTTCAGAGAACAGGGATGGCTGATCGCTGGGGATACCCTGTTTCGCCAGAGCATTGGGAGGACAGATTTTCCTACAGGGGATACGGAAGCACTGCTGTCCGGTATCCGGGAAAAGCTGTTTGTTTTGCCGGATGACACAGAAGTTTATCCAGGCCACATGAACAGCACGACCATTGGGCTGGAAAAACGCACTAATCCGTTTCTTGTAAAGCCATGA